The Leptolyngbya sp. CCY15150 genome contains a region encoding:
- a CDS encoding DUF29 domain-containing protein → MQTTTLYDQDFYAWTQRQVELLRAGQLGELDIENLIEEIESLGRQERQELRNRLGVLLGHLLKWHYQPEARSKSWVYTIREQRRKIQRHLKDNPSLKPYLTEAIGVGYEDGLDLVGRETSLDPEQLPQSCPFSETEIFESPIAWQP, encoded by the coding sequence ATGCAAACCACCACGCTCTATGACCAAGATTTTTACGCCTGGACTCAGCGCCAGGTTGAACTGTTGCGCGCAGGTCAACTAGGCGAGCTCGACATTGAAAATCTAATTGAGGAGATTGAGTCATTGGGGCGGCAAGAGCGGCAGGAGTTGCGGAATCGATTGGGAGTGCTGCTAGGACACCTGCTCAAGTGGCACTACCAGCCCGAGGCTCGATCTAAGAGCTGGGTTTACACTATCCGAGAGCAGCGCCGGAAAATTCAGCGCCACCTGAAAGACAACCCGAGCTTGAAACCCTATCTAACCGAGGCTATTGGTGTTGGCTATGAAGACGGTCTAGATCTGGTAGGTCGAGAAACATCCCTCGACCCTGAACAACTTCCCCAATCTTGCCCGTTCTCTGAGACAGAAATTTTTGAATCACCGATAGCCTGGCAACCCTAG
- a CDS encoding VOC family protein has translation MQVNPYLFFDGQCEEAFKFYHQVLGGDLCAMMPFAGSPAEADVPPEWATKIMHTQLTLGNWAIMGSDCPPGSYEMPKGFSVSLQISDPDKAETIFQALSEGGKIQMPLEKTFWAQRFGMAIDKFGIPWMINCE, from the coding sequence ATGCAAGTTAATCCTTACCTGTTTTTTGATGGTCAATGTGAGGAAGCCTTCAAGTTTTATCACCAAGTCTTGGGTGGAGACCTGTGTGCCATGATGCCGTTTGCCGGTTCGCCTGCCGAAGCCGACGTGCCACCGGAATGGGCTACCAAAATCATGCATACTCAACTTACCTTGGGCAACTGGGCCATTATGGGATCAGATTGCCCTCCCGGAAGTTATGAGATGCCCAAAGGATTCTCGGTTTCACTGCAAATTTCAGATCCAGATAAAGCCGAGACTATCTTTCAAGCTCTATCCGAAGGTGGCAAGATTCAGATGCCCTTAGAAAAAACCTTCTGGGCACAACGATTCGGTATGGCGATCGATAAATTTGGCATCCCCTGGATGATCAACTGTGAGTAG
- the ilvN gene encoding acetolactate synthase small subunit, producing MKHTISVLVEDEAGVLTRIAGLFARRGFNIESLAVGPAEKPGMSRITMVVPGDDSIIEQLTKQLYKQINVLKVQDITEVPCVERELMLLKVNATSATRSEIIELAQIFRARVVDVADDTLTLEVVGDPGKMVAIAQMLNRFGIREIARTGKVSLPRESGVNTEYLKAQSSLEARF from the coding sequence ATGAAACACACCATTTCTGTTTTAGTTGAAGACGAAGCCGGAGTGCTCACCCGCATTGCGGGGCTGTTTGCCCGTCGCGGGTTCAACATTGAAAGTCTTGCGGTGGGGCCGGCGGAAAAACCGGGCATGTCGCGGATCACCATGGTGGTGCCGGGCGATGACAGCATTATTGAACAGCTCACCAAGCAGCTTTATAAGCAAATCAACGTGCTCAAGGTGCAGGACATTACCGAAGTGCCCTGTGTGGAGCGAGAGTTGATGTTGCTGAAGGTGAACGCAACCAGTGCAACGCGTTCCGAAATTATTGAACTGGCGCAAATTTTCCGGGCGCGGGTGGTGGATGTGGCGGATGACACGCTCACCCTTGAGGTGGTGGGTGATCCAGGCAAGATGGTAGCGATCGCTCAAATGCTGAACCGGTTTGGCATTCGGGAAATTGCCCGCACGGGTAAGGTGTCTCTCCCTCGCGAGTCTGGGGTGAATACCGAGTACCTGAAGGCTCAAAGCTCTCTGGAAGCAAGATTTTAG
- the lipA gene encoding lipoyl synthase encodes MTVKPEWLRVKAPQWQRVGSVKDTLRDLGLNTVCEEASCPNIGECFHHGTATFLIMGPACTRACPYCDIDFEKKPQALDPTEPTRLAEAVKRLGLNHVVITSVNRDDLPDGGASQFIGCIEAVRALSPKTTIEVLIPDLCANWDALATLLSARPEVLNHNTETIPRLYRRVRPQGDYDRSLDLLRRSRQIAPWLYTKSGIMVGLGETDKEVRQVMRDLRSVDCDILTIGQYLQPSQKHLGVQDFVTPEQFDAWREFGESIGFLQVVSSPLTRSSYHAEQVQALMKLYPRAGSVAGAIAD; translated from the coding sequence GTGACAGTAAAGCCAGAATGGTTACGGGTGAAAGCGCCCCAGTGGCAACGGGTTGGCAGTGTCAAAGACACGCTCCGTGATCTAGGGCTGAATACGGTTTGTGAAGAAGCCTCCTGCCCCAACATTGGAGAATGCTTCCATCACGGTACCGCCACGTTTTTGATCATGGGCCCCGCCTGCACCCGTGCTTGCCCCTACTGTGACATTGACTTTGAAAAGAAACCCCAGGCCTTAGATCCCACTGAGCCGACGCGTCTAGCTGAAGCGGTGAAACGTTTGGGGCTCAACCATGTGGTGATTACGTCGGTGAATCGGGATGACCTGCCCGATGGCGGCGCTTCGCAGTTTATCGGCTGCATTGAAGCGGTGCGGGCTTTGTCGCCTAAAACCACCATTGAAGTTTTAATTCCTGACTTGTGCGCCAACTGGGATGCTCTGGCGACGCTGCTGTCTGCCCGCCCAGAGGTGCTGAACCACAATACTGAAACGATTCCCCGCCTCTATCGCCGGGTGCGTCCTCAGGGCGACTACGATCGCTCCCTTGATCTATTGCGGCGATCGCGGCAGATTGCCCCATGGCTCTACACCAAGTCTGGGATTATGGTGGGTCTTGGGGAAACCGATAAAGAGGTGCGGCAGGTGATGCGCGACCTGCGATCGGTGGACTGCGACATTTTGACGATTGGGCAATACCTCCAGCCCAGCCAAAAGCACCTTGGCGTCCAGGACTTTGTTACCCCGGAGCAGTTTGATGCCTGGCGTGAGTTTGGCGAGAGCATCGGCTTCTTGCAGGTCGTATCCTCGCCGCTCACCCGCAGTTCCTACCATGCCGAGCAGGTGCAGGCCTTGATGAAGCTCTATCCGCGGGCTGGTAGTGTAGCTGGGGCGATCGCTGATTAA
- a CDS encoding zinc metalloprotease HtpX: protein MSVPSDEKMPPMPKAGRADVGGVAIAMKGIGGSLATASLITMSLLFGMVFVLLLGLVFIMESENPGLGLAIALGLTVVFNVGVFFLSPFLMDLTQRWLYGTRWISLDDLRRQSPEAAQIVEQVCQKHQLKQPRLGIIDDQNPTAFTYGSLPNTARLVVSQGLFTYLDDEEVATVYAHELGHIVHWDFALMTLAATLIQIMYLIYVFGQRMGRGGGDNKAKDAAQSLALAAYVFYIVGTYLILYLSRTREYFADHFAAEVTGNPNALSRALVKIAYGIVEEGQRDKEPSRLMEGTRALGIYDAKSANSTGTAYRVAASPERVGRVFLWDLFNPWGWWMELNSTHPLTGKRVRALSTYAEQLGLTIEFDMGRVVQEGKRLSKQKLYGNFALDVALYAAEILGLTLGLGLGLIFIPMDWGFLMGALIGLGAGILVKRSVMFPNFNQAPQSDILTLMSDPYASPLRGQPVKLDGKLIGRGQAGYTFGSDLKLQDSTGMLFLRYSSRFGPIGNFLFGASQVEKLIGSSGSTLGWFRRGVAPWMDLIRFSSGGKVIDSYHRFWSLIVGIGAILLGIILPMVLPPFSRF from the coding sequence ATGTCTGTTCCCTCTGACGAGAAAATGCCTCCCATGCCCAAAGCAGGGCGTGCCGACGTGGGAGGGGTTGCGATCGCCATGAAGGGGATTGGGGGAAGCCTGGCCACGGCATCCCTGATCACCATGAGTCTACTTTTTGGTATGGTTTTTGTGCTGCTGCTAGGACTCGTCTTCATTATGGAGTCTGAGAATCCTGGACTGGGGTTAGCGATCGCCCTAGGGTTAACTGTGGTCTTTAATGTCGGCGTCTTTTTTCTATCGCCGTTCCTGATGGATCTTACCCAGCGCTGGCTCTACGGCACCCGCTGGATATCGCTGGATGACCTCCGTCGCCAGAGTCCTGAGGCAGCTCAGATCGTTGAGCAAGTTTGCCAAAAACATCAGCTCAAGCAGCCGCGATTGGGCATCATTGATGACCAAAATCCCACCGCATTTACCTATGGTTCCTTGCCTAATACGGCTCGGTTAGTGGTCAGTCAAGGGTTATTTACCTATCTCGACGATGAAGAAGTCGCCACGGTCTATGCCCATGAGCTAGGACACATTGTCCACTGGGACTTTGCCCTGATGACCCTGGCTGCTACCCTCATCCAAATCATGTATTTGATCTACGTCTTTGGACAGCGCATGGGACGAGGGGGTGGTGACAACAAAGCTAAAGATGCAGCCCAGAGTCTTGCCTTAGCTGCCTATGTATTTTACATCGTGGGCACCTACCTAATCCTCTATCTATCTAGAACCAGAGAATATTTTGCCGACCACTTTGCGGCTGAAGTTACGGGTAATCCCAATGCCCTCTCCCGCGCCTTGGTGAAAATTGCCTATGGCATTGTGGAAGAGGGGCAACGAGATAAGGAACCCAGCCGTTTGATGGAGGGTACCCGCGCCCTGGGTATCTATGACGCCAAGTCTGCCAATTCTACCGGCACAGCCTACCGAGTGGCCGCCAGTCCCGAACGGGTAGGACGAGTCTTTCTCTGGGATTTGTTTAACCCTTGGGGTTGGTGGATGGAGCTTAATTCTACCCATCCGCTCACAGGTAAGCGCGTACGAGCCCTGAGCACCTATGCCGAACAACTGGGGCTCACCATTGAGTTTGATATGGGTCGGGTGGTGCAGGAAGGCAAACGCTTGAGCAAACAGAAGCTCTACGGTAATTTTGCCTTAGACGTGGCTCTCTATGCAGCCGAAATCCTGGGGCTCACCCTCGGACTAGGTTTAGGGCTTATCTTCATCCCCATGGACTGGGGCTTCTTGATGGGAGCACTGATAGGCTTGGGTGCCGGTATCTTAGTGAAGCGATCGGTGATGTTTCCCAACTTCAACCAAGCACCCCAAAGTGATATCTTAACTCTGATGTCCGATCCCTATGCCAGTCCACTGCGGGGACAGCCGGTGAAACTAGACGGCAAGCTCATTGGCCGTGGGCAAGCGGGGTATACCTTCGGGTCGGATCTCAAGCTGCAAGACAGTACAGGAATGCTCTTCCTGCGCTACTCATCGCGGTTTGGCCCTATTGGTAATTTCCTCTTTGGCGCTAGCCAAGTGGAGAAGCTCATAGGCAGCAGCGGCAGCACCTTAGGATGGTTTCGCCGAGGCGTTGCGCCCTGGATGGACTTAATTCGCTTTAGCAGCGGCGGCAAGGTCATCGATAGCTACCATCGTTTTTGGTCGTTGATTGTTGGTATTGGAGCCATTCTATTAGGCATTATTCTGCCGATGGTGCTTCCACCGTTCAGCCGCTTCTAG
- a CDS encoding DUF433 domain-containing protein, whose translation MTATARVIHSDPDILGGTPVFVGTRVPMRTLIDYLEAGDPLDEFLDHFPSVRREQAIAALELAKEMLTTYANPA comes from the coding sequence ATGACAGCCACAGCGCGTGTTATTCATAGTGACCCTGATATTCTGGGAGGAACTCCTGTTTTTGTTGGAACTCGTGTACCAATGAGAACTTTGATCGATTATCTCGAAGCGGGTGATCCACTCGATGAATTCTTAGATCATTTTCCGAGTGTTAGGCGTGAGCAAGCGATCGCAGCTCTGGAATTAGCAAAGGAAATGCTAACAACTTATGCGAATCCTGCTTGA
- a CDS encoding GNAT family N-acetyltransferase, translating to MSESGIIAFRPATLADAALLRHWDAQPHIIASHGDDDWGWEVELARTPTWREPWIAELEGRPIGFVQIIDPAQEDSHYWGDVPDHLRAIDIWIGEVTALGKGYGTTMMQIALSRCFANPDVTAVLIDPLTSNTRAHRFYQRFGFQFVEHRCFGDDHCSVYRLD from the coding sequence ATGTCTGAGTCCGGCATCATAGCTTTTCGTCCCGCTACCCTTGCTGACGCGGCGCTTCTTCGTCATTGGGATGCCCAGCCCCATATCATCGCTAGTCACGGCGACGACGACTGGGGTTGGGAGGTGGAGCTAGCCCGCACTCCCACTTGGCGTGAGCCATGGATTGCAGAGCTAGAGGGTCGCCCCATTGGTTTTGTTCAAATCATTGATCCTGCTCAAGAAGATAGCCACTACTGGGGCGATGTGCCTGATCATCTGCGAGCGATCGACATTTGGATAGGGGAGGTTACAGCGTTGGGCAAGGGCTACGGCACCACCATGATGCAGATAGCTCTATCCCGCTGTTTTGCTAACCCTGATGTAACGGCTGTTCTGATTGATCCGTTGACTAGTAATACCCGCGCCCACCGCTTTTATCAGCGTTTCGGCTTCCAGTTTGTGGAGCATCGATGCTTTGGTGACGATCACTGTTCTGTTTATCGCCTAGATTGA
- a CDS encoding M48 family metallopeptidase: protein MADQKVFLHGLKSEHFRHPLDLQATRSLQQIPALDLVVRNLLGSVAEQFFYLENIASGILVSDRQLPDIHKLLVEACQVLDLEQPQLYIRQNPAPNAYTLAMRGKQPFIVVHTSLVDLLTPEELQAVIAHELGHLKCEHGVYLTLANLVVLAAGQFAPWGTLLAQSLQTQMMEWVRCAEFTCDRAALLVSQDPRVVASVLMKLTGGSPALAPLLNLDAFLDQARSYDQMSQGDLGQLLKEAQTSQLTHPLPVLRAREIDQWAQTQTYSDLLERRLMRYDDQATKGGWRNW from the coding sequence ATGGCTGATCAAAAAGTTTTTCTCCACGGGCTCAAGTCTGAGCACTTTCGCCATCCTCTAGACTTACAGGCGACCCGATCGCTCCAGCAAATTCCCGCCCTCGACCTCGTGGTACGCAACCTCTTGGGCAGCGTTGCTGAACAATTTTTCTATCTCGAAAATATTGCCTCCGGCATCTTGGTGAGCGATCGCCAACTGCCCGACATCCACAAGCTCTTGGTTGAAGCCTGCCAGGTGCTTGATCTCGAACAACCCCAGCTCTATATCCGCCAAAATCCCGCCCCCAATGCTTACACCCTGGCCATGCGCGGTAAGCAGCCCTTCATTGTGGTGCATACGTCCTTGGTGGATCTGCTCACCCCAGAAGAACTGCAGGCCGTGATTGCCCATGAACTTGGACACCTGAAATGTGAGCATGGTGTGTACCTAACCTTGGCGAACCTGGTGGTGCTGGCGGCGGGACAGTTTGCGCCCTGGGGCACCCTGCTAGCCCAGAGCCTCCAAACTCAGATGATGGAATGGGTGCGCTGTGCTGAATTCACCTGCGATCGCGCTGCCCTTTTGGTGTCCCAAGATCCTCGGGTGGTGGCGTCGGTATTGATGAAACTCACGGGAGGCTCCCCAGCTCTGGCCCCTCTGCTCAACCTGGATGCATTTCTCGACCAAGCGCGCTCCTACGACCAAATGAGTCAGGGCGACCTAGGGCAACTGCTGAAAGAAGCGCAGACCAGCCAGCTCACCCATCCCCTACCCGTCCTGCGAGCCAGGGAAATTGATCAATGGGCCCAAACTCAAACCTATTCAGATCTTCTCGAACGGCGTTTAATGCGCTATGATGATCAAGCTACTAAGGGCGGATGGCGAAATTGGTAG
- a CDS encoding DUF411 domain-containing protein, producing the protein MKRRWFTSRLLGISLGAASLVATACSSTPASTTQTSSAPTTQTSPTPAQQRLAEPELIVFRSPTCSCCGQWIEHMEAAGFRVEDHVTDDMTAIKQQHGVPDHLSSCHTALVNGYVIEGHVPASDVQRLLREQPDVVGIAVPGMPIGSPGMEMGDEVEPYTVIAFTQTGETLTFAEHL; encoded by the coding sequence ATGAAGCGTCGTTGGTTTACATCTCGATTACTGGGCATCAGCTTAGGAGCAGCCAGCCTTGTGGCAACGGCTTGTTCTTCAACGCCTGCTTCCACGACTCAAACAAGTTCTGCTCCCACGACCCAAACGAGTCCTACTCCAGCACAACAACGTTTGGCAGAACCTGAACTTATCGTTTTCCGCAGTCCAACCTGTAGCTGCTGTGGGCAGTGGATTGAGCATATGGAAGCCGCTGGTTTTCGCGTGGAAGACCATGTGACAGACGACATGACGGCCATCAAGCAGCAGCATGGTGTTCCCGACCATCTGTCTTCCTGCCACACAGCGCTGGTGAATGGCTACGTGATTGAAGGTCATGTTCCAGCGTCCGATGTCCAACGGTTGCTCAGGGAGCAGCCGGATGTTGTTGGTATTGCGGTTCCAGGGATGCCCATCGGTTCGCCTGGCATGGAGATGGGTGATGAGGTCGAACCTTATACGGTTATAGCCTTTACCCAGACGGGAGAGACGCTGACCTTTGCTGAGCATCTGTGA
- a CDS encoding FHA domain-containing protein, with product MSDPPLRLQLSWEDPATGELRTPVLSLPIALGRDFAHMPAQVDGQRVSRMVLDSGQVSRFHALLRQEGGDVVVDDQRSSNGTFVNGDRQASAVLSEGDRLLIGPYTLTLTWSIEGQTGPSESESSTNSTILFPEASAPTSGASFPPPLFQQPHVSLRDLMDTGLPIREFDYVALGAGLGSFVWVDLLRLGGVSAQQILAIGMEAVPYARYQRLCLNSQIPPHERLRSNSDSCPDNIWGWPSYALREAWDDLGRGKLAPALRYLWQVFAEPTLAETYTPRSGRVFASIDREAARIGWNHCFDYGRIRSIRQTTDGRYAIAYSRSTADRRDHAFVVARYLHLATGYPAIQFLPDLQAYRAATHDFKTVVNAYEDHDHVYQHLETFGGTVMIRGRGIVASRVVQRIYEARQTNPQIYLLHLMRSPKPSGHRFRTAQRQVKNHYELQPFNWPKACWSGDLRVMLEQASPSERQRLLADWGGTTTADRHDWQQIVQEGLRQGWYKIEFGEVERVEPSTGQGTLTHIRDRDFKGTRQLQADFIIDATGLDAQVSANPLLDDLVTCYGLPLNPLGRLAVSQDFELPDLRSGQGRVYAAGAMTLGGPYAAVDSFLGLQYAALRSVDSLAAAKAPGLHRLSGGRSLLQWMKWVMNVAP from the coding sequence ATGAGTGATCCGCCTCTCCGTTTGCAACTAAGTTGGGAAGACCCGGCCACGGGGGAGCTGCGCACTCCTGTGCTATCGTTGCCGATCGCCCTCGGGCGAGACTTTGCCCATATGCCAGCTCAGGTCGATGGGCAGCGGGTGTCGCGCATGGTGCTAGACAGTGGCCAGGTGTCGCGCTTCCACGCCTTACTCAGGCAAGAGGGTGGTGACGTGGTGGTAGACGATCAGCGCAGCAGCAATGGCACCTTCGTGAATGGCGATCGCCAAGCATCCGCCGTCCTCAGCGAGGGCGATCGCCTGCTAATTGGCCCCTACACGCTGACGTTAACCTGGTCGATCGAAGGACAGACCGGGCCGTCCGAGTCCGAGTCCTCAACCAATTCCACCATTCTATTTCCCGAGGCTAGCGCGCCCACGTCGGGAGCCTCCTTTCCGCCACCGCTCTTTCAACAGCCCCACGTATCGCTACGGGATCTCATGGATACAGGGCTGCCCATCCGCGAATTTGACTATGTGGCCCTCGGGGCAGGACTCGGTAGCTTTGTCTGGGTAGATCTGTTGCGCCTGGGCGGGGTATCCGCTCAGCAGATTCTGGCCATTGGCATGGAAGCAGTGCCCTACGCCCGCTACCAGCGTCTTTGCCTCAATTCCCAAATTCCCCCCCATGAACGGCTGCGATCTAACTCAGACTCTTGCCCAGACAATATCTGGGGTTGGCCGAGCTACGCTCTACGGGAAGCTTGGGATGATCTGGGTCGCGGCAAGCTTGCCCCTGCCCTACGGTACCTGTGGCAGGTCTTTGCCGAACCGACGCTGGCCGAAACCTATACGCCGCGATCGGGGCGGGTGTTTGCCTCCATCGATCGCGAAGCTGCGCGCATTGGCTGGAACCATTGTTTTGACTACGGACGGATTCGCTCCATTCGCCAAACCACAGATGGACGGTATGCGATCGCCTATTCCCGTTCCACCGCCGACCGCCGCGACCATGCCTTTGTGGTCGCCCGCTACCTACATCTGGCGACCGGCTACCCAGCGATTCAGTTTCTGCCCGACCTGCAGGCCTATCGAGCCGCCACCCATGACTTTAAAACCGTGGTGAATGCCTACGAAGACCATGACCATGTCTATCAACACCTGGAAACCTTCGGCGGCACCGTGATGATTCGGGGGCGGGGGATTGTGGCATCGCGGGTGGTGCAGCGCATTTACGAAGCCCGTCAGACCAATCCCCAGATCTATCTCCTCCATCTGATGCGATCGCCCAAACCCAGTGGACATAGATTTCGTACCGCCCAGCGACAGGTGAAAAATCACTACGAACTACAGCCCTTTAATTGGCCCAAAGCCTGCTGGAGCGGCGACCTGCGGGTAATGCTAGAGCAGGCTAGTCCTTCAGAACGTCAACGACTGCTAGCCGATTGGGGCGGCACCACCACCGCCGATCGCCATGACTGGCAGCAGATTGTCCAAGAGGGATTGCGCCAAGGCTGGTACAAAATTGAGTTTGGCGAGGTGGAGCGGGTGGAGCCAAGCACTGGCCAGGGCACCCTGACCCACATTCGCGATCGCGACTTTAAGGGCACCCGCCAACTACAAGCCGATTTTATTATTGATGCCACAGGTCTAGATGCCCAGGTGTCCGCCAATCCACTGTTGGACGATCTGGTCACCTGCTATGGCTTACCCTTGAATCCCCTAGGACGCCTCGCAGTATCCCAGGATTTTGAACTTCCTGACCTGCGATCGGGGCAAGGGCGAGTCTATGCGGCAGGGGCGATGACCTTGGGCGGCCCCTACGCAGCGGTGGATAGCTTTTTGGGTCTTCAGTATGCGGCACTGCGATCGGTGGATAGCTTAGCCGCAGCCAAGGCTCCAGGTCTGCATCGTCTTTCAGGGGGGCGATCGCTCTTGCAATGGATGAAATGGGTGATGAACGTTGCCCCCTGA
- a CDS encoding ATP-binding protein, whose protein sequence is MNNRLLQQHFETAKISFKNLEDGLSDYLEPSGSSLAELVAALSSSLTTLEKTCRSMQRRNGELESFYEQAQQLNADLEQQVRQRTEEVQRSLDFESMLKRITDRVRDSLDEGHILQTAVQELTLVLGLGGCNASLYDLEQGTSTVCYEYIDSVPTSRGKVAQMDRFPEIYRQLRRGHYFQFCSLMPNPERGHVALLACPIFVDTHSPGAGDQQVLGDLWLIHHKDYVFNEFEIRMVQQVANQCAIAIRQARLYQTAQAQVEELEKLNRLKDEFLSTVSHELRTPISNVRMAVHMLRQNVDESRRQRYFEILESEAAREAELIDDLLDLQRLEVASYPIEVQWIDLAVWLPEIVAPFQSRVVNRKQQLSVDCASALPAVLSDSTILRRILAELLNNACKYTPSEGAIALQVTLASTEAHNGTPPQPYLAFTVRNQAEIPSKEIPHIFEKFYRVPYADPWKQGGTGLGLALVKKLVHQINGAIAVESVDGWTMFNVNIPIELDESLTTS, encoded by the coding sequence ATGAACAACCGTCTGCTCCAACAGCACTTCGAGACTGCCAAGATCTCGTTCAAAAATCTTGAAGATGGACTCAGCGACTACCTAGAGCCTAGTGGCTCGTCCCTGGCAGAGTTGGTGGCAGCTTTGTCATCCTCGTTGACGACCCTAGAAAAAACCTGTCGCTCGATGCAGCGTCGTAATGGTGAGCTGGAGTCGTTTTATGAACAGGCGCAGCAACTGAATGCCGATCTTGAACAACAGGTACGGCAACGGACGGAGGAAGTGCAGCGTTCCCTTGACTTTGAGTCGATGCTCAAGCGCATTACCGATCGGGTGCGAGATTCCTTGGATGAAGGGCATATCCTACAAACGGCGGTGCAGGAGCTGACGCTGGTGCTGGGGCTAGGGGGCTGCAATGCATCGCTGTATGACCTAGAACAGGGTACCTCCACGGTTTGCTACGAGTATATTGACTCGGTGCCCACCTCTCGCGGCAAGGTGGCCCAGATGGATCGGTTCCCAGAAATCTATCGTCAGCTACGGCGCGGCCATTATTTCCAGTTTTGTTCTCTCATGCCCAACCCAGAGCGAGGGCATGTGGCCTTGTTGGCCTGTCCCATTTTTGTAGATACTCACTCGCCCGGCGCTGGCGATCAGCAGGTGTTGGGGGATCTATGGCTGATTCACCACAAAGACTATGTGTTCAACGAATTTGAGATTCGTATGGTGCAGCAGGTGGCCAATCAATGTGCGATCGCTATCCGCCAAGCCCGTCTTTACCAAACCGCTCAAGCTCAGGTTGAGGAACTAGAGAAGCTTAACCGCCTCAAGGATGAGTTTCTGAGTACGGTGTCCCACGAACTGCGTACCCCCATTTCCAATGTGAGGATGGCGGTACATATGCTGCGCCAAAATGTGGATGAGAGTCGGCGGCAGCGATATTTTGAAATTTTGGAATCGGAAGCGGCTCGGGAGGCAGAGCTAATCGATGATTTGCTAGATCTCCAGCGCCTAGAGGTTGCTTCTTACCCCATTGAGGTGCAGTGGATTGATCTGGCCGTTTGGCTACCGGAAATCGTTGCGCCCTTCCAGTCACGGGTGGTGAACCGTAAGCAGCAGCTATCGGTAGACTGCGCCTCGGCCTTGCCGGCCGTTCTCTCCGATAGCACCATTTTACGGCGGATCTTGGCAGAGCTTTTGAACAACGCTTGTAAATATACGCCCTCAGAAGGAGCGATCGCCCTCCAGGTGACCCTAGCCTCCACGGAAGCCCACAACGGCACACCGCCCCAGCCCTATTTAGCCTTCACCGTGCGCAACCAGGCCGAAATCCCTAGTAAGGAAATTCCCCATATTTTCGAGAAGTTTTACCGCGTGCCCTACGCCGATCCTTGGAAGCAGGGGGGGACAGGCCTGGGCCTGGCTCTCGTGAAAAAGCTCGTTCATCAAATCAATGGAGCGATCGCCGTGGAAAGTGTAGACGGCTGGACGATGTTTAACGTCAACATTCCCATTGAGCTGGACGAATCCTTGACTACGTCCTAG